One segment of Paenibacillus pabuli DNA contains the following:
- a CDS encoding VanZ family protein produces MSMSMSSYVFPVQTAFFIFLIIAMFLLIPWLIYGYRKDGFFSWSRFAVSFSFIFYIVAAYCLVILPFPTSRNTCAQQAADTVYYNLVPFAFVKDIMKETPIVWSQPSTYIGMIQGRAFLQILFNVLLLMPLGVYIRYFFQKRSYWKYALLGGFGLSLFFEITQVTGFYGFYNCPYRLFDVDDLMSNTSGAVLGFFAAPILLSLFPSRASIQAKSEQIMEQNRVFPIPQLLALIIDGVVVVFISNLLSIFSLSSANVINSAANTTIAMLIVLFFIPSVRDGKTPGSALMRFGYVHRQTGKPSMPSLFKRWLALYVPWLMFTMIRLVNDYAFVNNDSVLEPYKVWVSIGMIGLYMLMFGALFIHVILVLFSRGSRSFYCDHVSNIRASRK; encoded by the coding sequence ATGTCTATGTCCATGTCTTCTTATGTTTTCCCTGTACAAACGGCATTTTTTATTTTCCTAATTATCGCCATGTTTTTACTAATTCCGTGGCTCATTTATGGCTATCGCAAAGACGGCTTTTTCAGCTGGTCACGCTTTGCCGTCAGTTTTTCGTTCATCTTCTATATTGTCGCTGCGTATTGTCTCGTCATCCTGCCCTTTCCGACGAGCCGCAATACGTGTGCCCAGCAGGCAGCTGATACAGTATATTACAATCTCGTTCCCTTCGCTTTTGTAAAGGATATTATGAAGGAAACACCGATTGTATGGTCTCAGCCGTCCACCTATATTGGAATGATCCAAGGCAGAGCTTTTCTGCAAATTCTGTTTAATGTGCTGCTGCTCATGCCTCTCGGCGTGTATATTCGATATTTTTTTCAAAAGAGATCCTACTGGAAATATGCCCTGCTTGGCGGATTTGGACTTTCCCTGTTTTTTGAGATTACGCAAGTCACCGGATTCTACGGTTTTTACAACTGCCCATATCGACTGTTCGATGTCGATGATCTGATGTCGAATACGTCAGGAGCGGTACTTGGATTTTTTGCAGCCCCGATCCTGCTTTCCCTATTTCCGTCACGTGCCAGTATTCAGGCGAAGAGTGAGCAAATTATGGAACAAAATCGAGTGTTCCCTATCCCTCAGCTGCTGGCACTGATTATCGACGGTGTTGTTGTCGTATTCATATCAAATCTGCTCTCGATCTTCAGTCTATCCAGTGCCAATGTCATCAACAGCGCAGCCAACACCACCATCGCGATGCTCATCGTCTTATTTTTCATTCCGAGTGTCCGGGATGGCAAAACGCCCGGCTCCGCCCTTATGCGCTTCGGGTATGTTCACAGGCAGACAGGGAAACCATCCATGCCATCGCTGTTTAAACGCTGGCTCGCGCTCTACGTTCCATGGCTCATGTTCACCATGATCCGGCTCGTCAACGACTATGCCTTTGTCAATAATGACTCGGTGCTTGAGCCCTACAAAGTATGGGTTTCGATCGGTATGATCGGTCTCTATATGCTCATGTTCGGAGCACTCTTCATTCACGTCATACTGGTACTCTTCTCCAGAGGCAGCCGATCATTCTATTGTGATCATGTATCCAATATCAGAGCTTCCCGTAAGTGA
- a CDS encoding carboxylesterase/lipase family protein, with product MRELQVNTRYGKVEGEHLHGTSVWKGIPYAKPPVGELRFQAPVPPESWDGVREAKQFGPENIQPRYHQAEEIFGESPAESEDSLYLNIWAPEKESDHPLPVMVWIHGGSFTSGAGSQPLYDGTQLVLRGDVIVVTINYRLGPLGFMHMAPLGEGFATNVGLLDQVAALQWVQDNIGAFGGDSGNVTVFGESAGSMSIAALMAMPAAKGLFHRAIMQSGASQFMPAEQAAEIRSGVLKVLGVAQDDLHKLKSIPAEQILAAGETVKKHSGAAMALLFQPVLDGVTLPQSPLEAVRTGAAQGIPILIGTTQHEGALFIQPHVPYSKEIDMVQAVDFMTPDLENRAAIADSYPKTADGQAQVMTDLFFWRSALQYAAAQQKYAPVWMYRFDWVMPEHPLLRKSIHSIDIFFAFNTLHALKSMNAEPDAAAAELAGKVQDAWISFAKNGRPETAGVNWPPYEENRATLIFNHEIELEHDPEASKRELLGV from the coding sequence ATGAGAGAACTGCAAGTTAACACACGATACGGTAAAGTTGAGGGAGAACATCTGCATGGAACGAGTGTATGGAAAGGCATCCCTTATGCCAAACCGCCAGTGGGCGAATTGCGCTTTCAAGCCCCGGTTCCGCCTGAATCCTGGGATGGAGTCAGGGAAGCGAAGCAGTTCGGACCTGAAAATATACAGCCAAGATATCATCAAGCGGAAGAGATATTCGGAGAATCTCCTGCCGAGTCGGAGGACAGTCTCTATCTGAACATCTGGGCGCCGGAAAAAGAAAGCGATCATCCTCTCCCCGTCATGGTATGGATTCATGGAGGTTCATTCACTTCGGGTGCGGGAAGCCAGCCCCTGTATGATGGAACCCAACTGGTCCTGCGTGGCGATGTAATCGTTGTGACGATTAACTATCGTCTCGGCCCGCTTGGGTTCATGCATATGGCTCCGCTTGGGGAGGGATTTGCAACCAACGTAGGCCTGCTGGATCAGGTTGCTGCCCTGCAGTGGGTGCAGGACAACATCGGAGCCTTTGGCGGTGACTCTGGCAATGTTACTGTATTTGGTGAATCTGCGGGCAGTATGAGTATTGCTGCCTTGATGGCCATGCCGGCAGCCAAGGGATTGTTCCACCGCGCTATTATGCAGAGTGGCGCATCGCAGTTCATGCCTGCAGAGCAGGCTGCAGAGATCCGGAGCGGTGTATTGAAGGTTCTGGGCGTGGCGCAAGATGATCTGCATAAGTTGAAAAGTATCCCGGCTGAGCAGATCCTTGCTGCCGGCGAAACGGTCAAAAAACACAGTGGTGCTGCCATGGCATTATTATTCCAGCCCGTGCTGGATGGTGTAACGCTTCCGCAATCTCCACTTGAGGCTGTCCGTACCGGAGCTGCCCAAGGCATCCCTATATTGATTGGAACCACGCAGCATGAAGGTGCGCTGTTCATTCAGCCGCATGTACCTTATTCGAAAGAGATCGATATGGTACAGGCCGTCGATTTCATGACGCCGGATCTGGAGAATCGTGCGGCGATTGCAGACAGCTACCCCAAAACGGCAGACGGACAGGCTCAGGTGATGACGGATCTGTTCTTCTGGCGTTCGGCACTTCAATACGCGGCTGCCCAACAGAAATATGCCCCGGTGTGGATGTACCGGTTCGATTGGGTCATGCCAGAGCATCCACTGCTGAGAAAGTCGATCCACAGCATTGATATCTTCTTTGCTTTCAATACATTGCATGCGCTAAAATCCATGAACGCTGAACCGGATGCAGCGGCCGCAGAACTCGCGGGCAAGGTACAGGATGCCTGGATATCCTTTGCCAAGAATGGCCGTCCGGAAACGGCAGGTGTGAACTGGCCTCCTTATGAGGAGAATCGGGCGACGTTAATCTTTAATCATGAGATTGAACTTGAGCATGACCCAGAGGCATCCAAGCGGGAACTGCTGGGCGTGTAA
- a CDS encoding metallophosphoesterase family protein, with the protein MENEQQREQPLVSFQVITDTHVRDQADHIYNRHLEKALADIASYAKGSSGIMHVGDVTDRGLPEEYKELERILGLYRDHLPKIRYTVGNHDIGAILWQDPPINLTTMTPHEVGEVLGHLEHAVEKVNGIPGSLITTEGIWQKRLNDFTAITGMKGSYHDHWIEGYHYIFLGSEQPHPKDCDMSAEQLDWLEATLSEQASPDRPIFVFLHQPLMDTVAGSMKDQGWYGVNQDAEVKDILSRYPQTILFSGHTHWQLEAPRTMYEGGGHLPTMFNAASVAYLWTDEDEHLEGSQGLQVDVYANRVLVRGRDYVTGAWIEGADYTIPYPVMVQVDM; encoded by the coding sequence ATGGAAAATGAACAACAACGTGAGCAACCGCTGGTCAGCTTCCAGGTCATCACGGACACCCATGTGAGAGATCAAGCTGATCACATCTACAACCGTCATCTGGAGAAGGCGCTGGCCGACATTGCATCGTATGCCAAGGGCAGCAGCGGAATTATGCATGTGGGCGATGTAACGGATCGCGGTCTGCCGGAAGAATACAAGGAACTGGAGCGTATCCTGGGGTTGTACCGCGATCATCTGCCCAAGATACGTTATACCGTAGGCAATCATGATATTGGAGCCATCCTCTGGCAGGATCCCCCGATCAATCTAACTACAATGACACCACATGAGGTTGGTGAAGTGTTGGGGCATTTAGAACATGCGGTTGAAAAGGTAAACGGAATTCCAGGTTCCCTCATAACGACGGAAGGGATTTGGCAGAAACGATTAAATGATTTCACGGCCATCACAGGCATGAAGGGTTCATATCACGACCACTGGATAGAAGGCTATCATTATATCTTTTTGGGTTCGGAACAGCCCCATCCGAAGGACTGTGATATGTCGGCAGAACAGCTGGATTGGCTGGAGGCGACATTGTCGGAGCAGGCGTCTCCGGACCGACCAATCTTTGTCTTTTTGCACCAGCCGCTGATGGATACGGTGGCGGGTTCGATGAAAGACCAGGGATGGTATGGCGTGAACCAGGATGCCGAAGTGAAGGACATTTTGAGTCGCTATCCTCAGACGATTTTGTTCTCAGGACATACCCATTGGCAGCTGGAGGCCCCGCGCACGATGTACGAAGGCGGCGGTCATTTGCCAACGATGTTTAATGCCGCTTCTGTAGCATATTTGTGGACGGATGAGGATGAGCATCTGGAGGGCAGCCAGGGTTTGCAGGTAGATGTATATGCTAATCGAGTGCTTGTAAGAGGACGTGATTATGTAACTGGAGCTTGGATTGAGGGCGCAGATTATACGATCCCGTATCCGGTGATGGTACAGGTCGACATGTAG
- a CDS encoding SMR family transporter translates to MTSHAYTGWVLLALAIGLELSGTILMRVSDGFTRLWPSILMFVCYGASFTLLNFAVKYMPLGVAYAIWSGVGITLIGVVGHYFLGERLKAMSVVWMGFILIGIIGLKWSDS, encoded by the coding sequence ATGACGAGTCATGCCTATACAGGATGGGTACTGCTCGCGCTGGCCATCGGACTGGAACTGAGTGGCACGATTCTGATGCGAGTTTCCGATGGTTTTACCCGCCTGTGGCCTTCCATTCTGATGTTTGTCTGTTATGGAGCAAGCTTTACCCTGTTGAATTTTGCCGTGAAGTATATGCCTCTTGGGGTGGCCTATGCGATCTGGTCAGGGGTAGGCATTACGCTGATTGGAGTTGTAGGACATTATTTTCTAGGTGAACGCCTGAAGGCAATGTCCGTCGTCTGGATGGGCTTCATCCTGATTGGAATTATCGGACTGAAATGGAGTGATTCCTGA
- a CDS encoding HAD family hydrolase, whose amino-acid sequence MSELNLGNLSTPIEAILFDKDGTLLDFTVMWGFWTDCVMENFREELIARGLPFAEDEIPHIWGTHHDEQGRMNGYDVRGPLAMGTMEEVYAVLTWHGYRAGLSWAEAKIIVRECLLQAEYAMNKARPVQPLPGVRAFLEQCRDKGLKMGVVTADETESALRHLQWMGIESFFSVVVGTDQVGRGKPFPDMLLLACERMGVSVSESVVIGDTDGDMEMARSARAAWKIAVGDPEQIRLSDLTVRSFHELLEVGVTG is encoded by the coding sequence ATGTCTGAATTAAATTTGGGAAATCTGTCTACCCCGATTGAGGCTATTCTGTTTGACAAGGATGGAACCCTGCTGGATTTCACGGTGATGTGGGGGTTCTGGACGGATTGTGTAATGGAGAACTTCAGGGAAGAGCTCATCGCGCGTGGTCTTCCTTTCGCCGAGGATGAAATCCCCCATATTTGGGGGACACATCACGACGAGCAAGGTCGAATGAATGGTTATGATGTGCGGGGGCCCCTCGCCATGGGCACGATGGAGGAAGTCTATGCCGTACTGACGTGGCATGGCTACCGTGCAGGGCTGAGCTGGGCAGAAGCCAAAATTATCGTGAGGGAATGTCTTTTACAGGCAGAATATGCCATGAACAAGGCGCGCCCCGTTCAGCCCCTTCCCGGCGTACGTGCATTTTTGGAGCAGTGCAGAGACAAGGGTTTGAAGATGGGCGTCGTTACTGCAGATGAGACGGAGAGCGCTCTGCGCCATCTGCAGTGGATGGGTATCGAATCTTTTTTCTCCGTAGTGGTGGGAACCGATCAGGTTGGACGGGGCAAGCCGTTTCCTGACATGTTATTGCTGGCTTGTGAGCGCATGGGTGTCTCGGTTAGCGAATCCGTTGTGATTGGGGATACGGACGGGGATATGGAAATGGCACGTTCTGCAAGGGCAGCATGGAAGATTGCCGTAGGCGATCCTGAACAGATCCGACTCTCCGACCTAACGGTACGTTCGTTTCATGAACTGCTCGAAGTTGGGGTGACTGGATGA
- a CDS encoding ABC transporter substrate-binding protein has translation MNWSLVSTAWKKKWKLRWKGGMSLALAASFALITACGSTADSGSGTGSDAAASGANSASSGPVEIEFWYGLGGNLGDNMKKTIDAFNASQNEVVVKGIVQADYTETEQKLQAAIASKKVPAAVLSANMDWARKGYYASMDEMIAADQDFNKEDYVQTFLDQGKVDGKQYFLPMYGTTQVMYYRMDTLKENGIDPASLTTWEALADAAAKMTKQENGKTTFYGWEPMWGNENMVDAVLSKGGQILSDDGKTVMIDSPEWVETWELFRKWIHDDKIMGIHFGGQGWEYWYKTIDDVMKNKAAGYTGSSGDQGDLDFSIVAAMEQPGWEGIGQGKPVASAIMAGIPAEASPEQQQAAYQWLTYFSETANTAAWSMNTGYIAVRQSAQEDPDFKAFSEENPQIKVPLQQAAHASAPFQDPTGGKINEALKDAADQVQINNMPAEQALKEAKEKAQKELDRVK, from the coding sequence ATGAATTGGAGTCTGGTGAGTACAGCGTGGAAGAAAAAATGGAAGCTCAGGTGGAAAGGCGGTATGTCACTGGCACTCGCGGCGAGCTTTGCTCTGATCACGGCTTGTGGTTCTACAGCGGACAGTGGATCAGGCACAGGATCAGATGCAGCGGCAAGCGGAGCGAATTCGGCATCCAGCGGTCCGGTTGAGATCGAGTTCTGGTACGGCCTGGGAGGTAACCTGGGAGATAACATGAAGAAAACGATTGATGCCTTCAATGCCTCGCAGAACGAGGTCGTCGTGAAAGGCATTGTACAGGCGGATTATACGGAGACTGAACAAAAGCTGCAGGCAGCAATTGCTTCCAAAAAGGTACCCGCTGCTGTACTCAGTGCCAATATGGACTGGGCCCGCAAAGGATATTATGCATCCATGGATGAGATGATTGCTGCCGATCAGGACTTCAATAAAGAAGACTACGTCCAAACCTTCCTGGATCAGGGAAAAGTGGACGGCAAGCAGTACTTTTTGCCAATGTACGGAACCACCCAAGTCATGTATTACCGCATGGATACCCTGAAGGAGAACGGAATCGACCCTGCAAGCCTGACGACATGGGAAGCGCTAGCGGATGCTGCCGCGAAGATGACCAAGCAGGAGAATGGCAAAACGACCTTCTACGGCTGGGAACCGATGTGGGGTAACGAGAACATGGTTGATGCCGTACTGAGCAAAGGCGGACAAATTCTGAGTGATGACGGCAAGACCGTGATGATCGATTCACCGGAGTGGGTAGAGACATGGGAGCTGTTCCGCAAATGGATTCACGATGACAAGATCATGGGCATTCACTTTGGCGGACAAGGCTGGGAGTACTGGTACAAGACGATTGATGATGTCATGAAAAATAAAGCAGCAGGCTACACCGGTTCCAGCGGTGATCAGGGCGACCTGGACTTCAGTATCGTGGCAGCCATGGAGCAGCCGGGCTGGGAAGGTATAGGACAAGGCAAACCGGTAGCGAGTGCAATCATGGCCGGAATTCCGGCTGAAGCAAGTCCTGAACAGCAGCAAGCAGCATACCAATGGCTGACGTATTTCTCGGAGACGGCCAATACAGCGGCTTGGTCCATGAACACAGGGTACATCGCCGTTCGTCAGTCTGCACAGGAAGATCCGGATTTCAAAGCGTTCAGTGAAGAAAATCCACAGATCAAGGTCCCTCTGCAGCAAGCAGCGCATGCTTCTGCTCCGTTCCAGGACCCGACCGGAGGCAAGATCAACGAAGCATTGAAGGATGCGGCAGACCAGGTGCAGATTAACAATATGCCTGCTGAACAGGCCCTCAAGGAAGCCAAGGAGAAGGCTCAGAAGGAACTGGATCGGGTGAAATAA
- a CDS encoding carbohydrate ABC transporter permease → MDMTAISKQTSTGSSRENTQKEKVPRTGKLLGTAIRYLLLALISLAMAFPFYWMVISGFKTNDEIWQFPPTFWPETFRWSNYVDAWQSAPFARYMLNSTGVAAAICLFQIINSSMMAYALTHMRFRMKGILTGLILVGYMIPSTAVYLPSYLVLSELRLLDSYTGLIVSNCVSVFSIFLIRQAFMQVSHELVEAGQLDGASHFRILWTIIAPLVRSTFAVMVLITFIDQYNNYFWPMLITKDPNLQLVSAGLRSFFVEGGAYGLAWPQIMAASAFTIAPLLILFLFTQKTIMQSVNMTAGVNKN, encoded by the coding sequence ATGGACATGACCGCGATAAGTAAACAAACAAGTACAGGTTCGAGTCGTGAGAATACACAAAAGGAAAAGGTTCCCCGTACGGGAAAATTGCTGGGTACAGCCATCCGATACTTGCTGCTCGCGTTAATCAGCCTGGCGATGGCCTTTCCTTTTTATTGGATGGTGATCAGCGGCTTCAAGACCAATGACGAGATCTGGCAATTCCCGCCGACCTTCTGGCCCGAAACGTTCCGCTGGAGCAATTATGTGGATGCATGGCAGTCGGCTCCATTTGCACGTTACATGCTGAATAGTACAGGTGTGGCGGCTGCAATCTGTCTATTTCAGATCATCAACTCCAGCATGATGGCTTACGCTTTGACTCACATGCGTTTTCGAATGAAGGGCATACTTACCGGACTTATTCTGGTCGGGTATATGATTCCGAGCACGGCAGTTTATCTGCCCAGTTATCTGGTTCTCAGCGAGCTCAGACTGCTGGATTCCTATACAGGCTTGATCGTATCCAACTGTGTCAGCGTGTTTTCCATCTTCCTGATTCGTCAGGCATTCATGCAGGTGTCTCATGAGCTGGTGGAAGCCGGGCAGCTCGACGGAGCATCGCACTTTCGCATTTTGTGGACCATTATAGCGCCACTGGTCCGCTCAACATTTGCCGTAATGGTGTTGATTACGTTCATCGACCAGTACAACAACTACTTCTGGCCGATGCTGATTACAAAAGACCCGAATCTGCAGCTGGTATCCGCAGGTCTGCGCAGCTTTTTTGTAGAAGGCGGAGCCTATGGACTGGCCTGGCCGCAGATTATGGCAGCCAGTGCGTTTACCATCGCACCACTGCTCATTCTCTTCCTGTTTACTCAGAAAACGATCATGCAAAGTGTAAACATGACGGCTGGCGTAAACAAAAACTGA
- a CDS encoding carbohydrate ABC transporter permease, with amino-acid sequence MRVKLWRETEAILFTLPALVPLLVFWLGPLGYIVYLSFTDWDFMSPDKLFVGLENYSYLLTNSEFYQSLKVTLLFGLGSVIPTIVGGLGLAMLMNSRIKSSGLFRTLLFSPWVTPTVAVSIAWSWIFEPEVGLANLMLGWVGVSPIGWLRDADWALVAVLIVTLWKSIGWSMVFYLVALRNLPSDLLEAASIDSAGSWDKFRSITLPLISPTTFFLSIILTIQSLQAYDQINVMTQGGPAGSTRTLLYMYYQSAFESFNVGEASAIAVVIILICVLLSGISFLLSRRLVHY; translated from the coding sequence TTGCGTGTGAAATTATGGAGGGAAACAGAGGCAATTCTGTTCACCCTTCCCGCTCTGGTCCCGCTGCTTGTTTTCTGGCTCGGGCCTCTGGGATACATCGTTTATCTAAGTTTTACGGATTGGGATTTTATGAGCCCCGACAAACTGTTCGTTGGTTTGGAGAACTACAGTTATCTGCTGACCAACTCCGAATTCTACCAGTCGCTGAAGGTAACCCTGCTGTTCGGATTGGGGAGTGTAATACCAACCATCGTTGGTGGACTGGGACTGGCCATGCTCATGAACAGCCGAATCAAATCATCCGGTCTGTTCCGAACGCTGCTGTTTTCCCCTTGGGTAACACCAACGGTAGCCGTATCCATTGCATGGTCATGGATATTTGAACCCGAGGTGGGACTTGCCAACCTGATGCTGGGCTGGGTCGGTGTATCTCCCATCGGCTGGCTTAGGGATGCGGACTGGGCGCTTGTAGCTGTGCTCATTGTAACGCTGTGGAAATCCATTGGGTGGTCTATGGTGTTCTACCTGGTTGCCCTGCGTAATCTGCCATCCGATCTATTGGAGGCAGCATCCATTGATAGTGCAGGCAGCTGGGACAAGTTTCGAAGCATTACACTGCCATTGATCTCGCCAACCACGTTCTTCCTGTCTATCATTCTGACGATCCAGTCCTTACAGGCCTATGATCAGATTAATGTAATGACGCAGGGGGGACCCGCCGGATCAACAAGAACACTGCTCTATATGTATTATCAGTCTGCATTTGAATCCTTCAATGTTGGCGAGGCATCGGCCATTGCTGTTGTCATCATTCTGATCTGCGTACTGCTGTCAGGCATATCGTTCCTGCTCAGCAGACGCTTGGTGCACTACTAA
- a CDS encoding GbsR/MarR family transcriptional regulator: MGKEAAGEQEPTVVSYRQELREKVIDAIAHTMDLYGVNHSFGQLYGIMYFEDRPMTLEEMKTSMNMSKSNMSYAVRSLTESQMVYKLEEKRERQDLYLAETDFFRTFQNFFGAKLQREIDVMQESLQEVIPELSEIILARTTMPEEREEALRDLHKLQHAEQYYQWLQGFVNQLRDGRFYSDSPHKSD, encoded by the coding sequence GTGGGAAAAGAAGCGGCCGGGGAACAGGAGCCTACGGTGGTGTCCTATCGGCAGGAACTCAGGGAGAAAGTCATAGACGCCATTGCCCATACCATGGATTTATACGGAGTTAATCATTCCTTTGGCCAGCTGTATGGCATTATGTATTTCGAGGATCGTCCCATGACACTGGAAGAAATGAAGACGTCGATGAACATGAGCAAAAGCAATATGAGCTATGCGGTACGTTCTCTTACCGAGTCACAGATGGTTTACAAACTGGAGGAGAAGCGCGAGCGGCAGGATCTTTATTTGGCAGAAACAGACTTTTTCCGTACATTTCAAAACTTCTTTGGCGCCAAACTTCAACGGGAAATTGACGTTATGCAGGAGAGTCTTCAGGAGGTGATCCCGGAGTTATCCGAGATTATTCTTGCCAGAACAACCATGCCAGAGGAGCGGGAGGAAGCTTTGCGGGATTTGCATAAACTGCAGCATGCGGAGCAGTATTATCAATGGCTGCAGGGATTTGTAAACCAGCTGCGGGATGGTCGTTTTTACTCAGACTCGCCACATAAGAGTGATTAA
- a CDS encoding CdaR family transcriptional regulator: MLQLTEKQAQEIVDKMMQDIPYNINIMNEQGIIIGSGQKERVGTIHQGAVRALTTGSRIEVWQDGRLEKMGTNEPIAINNQHVGVIGISGHPDEVRPFCNIVRTTVALLIEQRNQLERLAHETSRKKAFLERLLNHSGSYSLKIRKEALQYNLDLQLPTVLLYIKAPGNAPEFNESMGKILLQFPSFSMEEEGDAQIIMIQSEADLDPFIERLRQEQPHCFISVSRKEPNVAVCYEQARSVMNILLALQPATPLLHYDDVHFLVSFSKARLTSQANIISRLEDHADLLETLRSFIHHNGSMTMTATDLNIHRNTLQYRLKRIESITGRNPHNWLELIELTHGLLSFHQ, translated from the coding sequence TTGCTGCAGCTCACCGAGAAACAGGCACAGGAAATCGTCGACAAAATGATGCAGGACATCCCGTATAACATCAACATCATGAATGAACAGGGTATTATTATTGGAAGCGGCCAGAAAGAGCGGGTCGGAACCATCCATCAAGGCGCTGTTCGGGCACTGACAACAGGAAGTCGAATAGAAGTTTGGCAGGATGGACGATTGGAGAAAATGGGCACCAACGAACCGATTGCGATTAACAACCAGCATGTTGGTGTCATCGGAATCTCCGGTCATCCCGATGAGGTCCGACCATTCTGTAACATTGTACGGACAACGGTCGCGCTCCTCATTGAACAACGCAATCAACTGGAACGTCTGGCCCATGAAACATCACGCAAGAAGGCCTTTCTGGAGCGCCTGTTGAATCATTCCGGTTCCTATTCCCTGAAGATCAGGAAGGAAGCATTGCAATACAATCTGGATCTGCAGCTGCCAACGGTCCTCCTCTACATCAAGGCTCCTGGGAATGCTCCTGAATTCAATGAAAGCATGGGCAAAATATTGCTTCAGTTCCCTTCTTTCTCGATGGAGGAGGAAGGCGATGCACAGATCATCATGATTCAAAGCGAAGCAGACCTCGATCCGTTTATCGAGCGATTACGTCAAGAACAGCCTCACTGCTTTATTTCGGTCAGCCGAAAAGAACCCAATGTTGCCGTCTGTTATGAGCAGGCAAGATCTGTCATGAATATTTTGTTGGCACTTCAGCCAGCTACTCCTCTCCTCCATTATGATGATGTGCACTTTCTGGTAAGCTTCAGCAAGGCTCGCCTGACTTCTCAAGCCAACATCATTAGCAGGCTGGAGGATCACGCAGATCTGCTGGAAACCTTGCGCAGCTTCATCCACCATAACGGCAGCATGACCATGACGGCCACCGATCTGAACATTCATCGCAATACGCTGCAATATCGCCTCAAACGCATAGAGAGCATTACGGGCAGGAACCCGCACAACTGGCTCGAACTGATCGAACTTACCCATGGACTGCTCTCATTCCATCAGTGA
- a CDS encoding glycerate kinase, whose amino-acid sequence MGEKTFVLAPDSFKESMTAKEVCIAMEKGLRKIYPTASYIHVPMADGGEGTVQSLVDASNGAIHRKEVSGPLGQPVKAQYGILGDGTTAAIEMASASGIHLVTPDSRDPLRTTTYGTGELIRECLDLGIRKIIIGIGGSATNDGGTGMAEALGARFLDAQGQPLARGGGALNQLTHIDVSGLDPRLQEVELVVACDVTNPLCGEHGASRVFGPQKGANPEMVQLLDANLSHYAEVVKQQLGKDIRDVPGAGAAGGLGAGLLIFTQAVLRKGIEIVIEYTGLQGKLTQADVVFTGEGGIDFQTKFGKTPYGVAQAAKEAGKPVIAIAGYVGEGIDTLYTEGIDAVFGIVPGAADLGKLLREGPENVERTMENIARVLKLGL is encoded by the coding sequence ATGGGAGAGAAGACATTTGTATTGGCACCGGATTCATTCAAGGAGAGCATGACGGCGAAGGAAGTCTGTATCGCGATGGAAAAAGGATTGCGTAAAATCTATCCGACCGCCAGTTACATCCATGTGCCCATGGCAGACGGAGGGGAGGGAACGGTGCAATCGCTGGTGGATGCTTCGAATGGTGCCATTCACCGGAAAGAGGTAAGCGGACCGCTTGGTCAACCGGTAAAGGCACAGTACGGCATTCTGGGCGATGGCACAACGGCAGCCATCGAGATGGCATCGGCGAGCGGCATTCATTTGGTAACCCCGGACAGCCGGGACCCGCTCCGCACGACCACTTACGGAACAGGAGAGCTGATTCGGGAATGTCTGGACCTTGGCATTCGTAAAATTATTATCGGAATTGGCGGCAGTGCCACCAACGATGGAGGTACAGGTATGGCCGAAGCACTGGGGGCGAGGTTCCTGGATGCCCAAGGGCAGCCGCTTGCCCGTGGTGGCGGAGCTCTGAACCAGTTGACCCACATCGATGTATCGGGTCTGGACCCGCGTTTGCAGGAAGTGGAGCTTGTTGTTGCCTGTGATGTGACCAATCCGCTATGCGGAGAGCATGGTGCTTCAAGGGTATTCGGACCGCAGAAGGGGGCTAATCCGGAAATGGTACAGCTGCTGGATGCCAATCTCTCTCATTATGCTGAGGTGGTGAAGCAGCAACTGGGCAAGGATATTCGGGATGTTCCAGGCGCAGGGGCAGCGGGTGGACTGGGTGCAGGATTGCTGATTTTTACCCAGGCCGTTCTGCGTAAAGGCATAGAGATTGTTATTGAATATACAGGTTTACAGGGCAAGTTGACCCAGGCAGATGTGGTGTTTACAGGTGAGGGCGGGATCGATTTTCAAACGAAATTTGGTAAGACGCCTTATGGCGTTGCACAGGCTGCCAAGGAAGCCGGCAAACCGGTCATCGCCATTGCAGGGTATGTTGGCGAAGGAATAGATACGCTCTACACGGAAGGTATTGATGCTGTATTCGGTATTGTACCGGGCGCAGCAGATCTGGGTAAGCTGCTGCGGGAAGGGCCGGAGAATGTGGAGCGTACCATGGAGAATATTGCAAGGGTGCTGAAGTTGGGTTTGTGA